A window of Synechococcus sp. WH 8109 genomic DNA:
AACGCCGGTGAGCGATACGATCAAGCGTGTGGGATCTGATGGTGTGATTCGCGATACGCCGGATCGATCGGAGCTTTGGGCTGCGCAGACGCCGCAGGGCTTTGCCGTTGATCAGCTGCGTCGCGGCCACGCAGAGGCGGTTGCCCAGGGCTGGACGGTCACCGACGATGCGTCGTTGTACGAGCGTTTGGGGTGGCCTGTACAGGTCTTGGATGCCGGCCCCGCCAATATCAAGGTCACAACGCCGTTTGACCTCACCGTGGCGGAGGCGGTGCTCGCCCTCAGGTCAGCAGGCTGAGCCGGCCGCTTTGGCCGTCGATGCGTGCCATCGCCCCCATGGGAAGGGCTGCGTTGCCGGATCGGTGACCAATGGGCAGGTTCATTACTCTGGGAATGCCGAGATCGGCTGTGCGCTCTTCAAGAACCTGCTCAAGGTTGAAGCTTTCGGAGGCATCTCTGGTTTCGTCGGCGCACCCTTCAAAATTGCCAAATGCCAGACCCGCTAGGCCTTGCAAGCTGCCATTCAGCCTCCACTGAGTCAGCATCCGATCAATTCGGTAAGGCGCTTCACCTACGTCCTCAAGCACCAGAACGGCTCCCTTGAGGGGGGGCACGAAATGGCTTCCCAATAGGTGTGTGGCCACGGTCAGATTGGCCACGAGCAGGGGACCACTCCCCACCCCGCCGCCACCACCCCGACCTTGCAGGTCAGGGACGGTGTTGCCGAAGAGCAGGTTGCGCAAGCGGTCACGGCTCCATTGCGGCTCCTCCGCAAGTGTTGTGAGCAAGGGGCCATGGATGCCCCCTGCAAACCCTGCTGCCTGGCGGGCCCACAGCAGAGCTGTCACGTCGGAAAAGCCCAGCAGCCAGCCGCTTTGCCAGCGGATGGGCTGCTCCAGCAGCCGAGCAGCCCCCCATCCACCGCGGGCACAGGCGAGCAGCGCTGCGGGTTCGGCCGGATGCAGATCAGCATGGCGCGTGTCATCGCGTCCTGCGAAGTAGCCCCAACGTCGGCTGGCCAAGGTCTGGGGTTGAACATCGAGGCCCCAGCTCTGCAGGACAGCAATGCCCTCTTGCAGCTTGATGTCGTTCTGCAGGGCTGAACTGGCGGCCACACAGGCCACACGGTCTCCTGTTCGGAGCGGAGGAGCCGGGGTGATGCGCATCAGGCTCCCCATCCCCTGGCCAGAACCAGGCCGAGCCAGAGCAGCGTCCCTGCCTGCACCTGCTGGGCAAAGTGCTTCCCGTAGGTGCCCATGGAGGCATCCTGTTGGTTCAAGGGGTTGCAGCTGAGCTGCATGAAAACGGCAGCAAGCAACCAGAGAGGCCAGAACGGTGCTGGGATCTGAGCCGACCAGGCCGCCATGGCAAGGGTGATGGCTGTCGCGAGGTAGCAGCCCCGCACCACAGGAACCACGCGGGATCCGAGGCTCAGGGCGCTGCTGCGCAGGCCGAGGCTGGCATCGTCACGTCGGTCGGCCATGGCATAGACCGTGTCGAAGCCAAACGTCCAGACCACGGTTGTCAGCCAACTGCAGACCAGGGCAGGACTCCAACTCAAGGAGGCCGTTGCCGCGGCCCAGGGGATCAGCACTGCGAAGCCCCAGCACAGCGCCAGGATCGCCTGGGGGAAGGCGAACCACCGCTTTGCCGATGGATAGCCGAGGATCGGCAGCACGGCCGTGCAGGCCAAGGCGAGACAGAGCCTGAGGCTGTCGGCCGGCAGACTCAGCACAACAGCCAGGCTGAGGCCCAGCAAGATCAGCAGCAAAGCGAAGGCTGGCCCTCGCTGCAGTGCACCTCTGGCCAGAGGCCGATGTTGTGTGCGTTCCACCTGGCAGTCGAAGCGCTGGTCCCACAGGTCATTGGCGATGCAGCCTGCTCCGCTCACCGCCAGGCCTCCCAGCAGGATCTGCAGGATCAGCACAACACTGGGGGGAGCGCTTGGATTCAGCCAGAGGGCCCAGCCTGCTGGAATCAGCAGTATCAGCCGGCCGGTTGGTTTGTTCCAGCGGAGCAGTTCGATCCAGGGCTGAAGACGGGCAGAGCTGCTGATCACAATCAACGGGATTTGAAGAACCCTAGTCAGGGTCTGATGGCCTCGGCCGTCAGTGGCAGAGTGGATTTCATTGCCGCTCTGACGTTGATGCTGGATGCCAAGGCCCCGGCCCAGCCAACGGAACAGAACAACGGCGTGTTGCAGGCAGTGGACGCTGATCTGCGTCGGATCGCCGCCATCGATATCGGGACCAATTCCTTTCATCTTCTGGTGGCAGCCGTTGATCCGAAGCTGCGCACGTTTCGGATCATCCAGGCCGAAAAGGCCACCACGCGTTTGGGGGAGCGTGATCCTGAGACCGGTGAGCTGACCGAGGCGGCGATGCAACGGGGGCTGGAAACCCTCCGCCAGTTCAGAGATCTCGCCGCCAGTAACCGGGTTGAGCAGATCGTCACAGCGGCGACGAGTGCCGTTCGTGAAGCACCCAATGGTCGCGATTTCCTCCAGGCCATCCTCGAAGAGCCGGGGATGGAGGTGGATTTGGTCAGCGGCCCCGAGGAGGCCCGGCTGATCTATCTGGGCGTCCTCTCAGGAATGCCGTTTGGAGATCGTCCGCATCTTCTGCTCGACATCGGCGGTGGCTCCACGGAACTGATCCTTGCCGATGGTCGTGATGCCCGCGCCCTGACCAGCACCCGTGTGGGGGCTGTGCGACTCCAGCGGGACTTTGTTCGGGATGATCCGATGCCCCCTCAACGTCGATCGTTCCTGCAGGCCTTCATTCAGGGGTCGCTTGAACCTGCGGTCGACAAAGTGCGTCGCAGGATCAAACCCGGTGAAACCCCTGTTTTGGTGGCCACCAGCGGTACGGCAATGGCGATTGGCTCCCTTGCGGCGAGTGAGGAGGAGCGCCCACCCCGCAAATTGCATGGGTACCGCGTCACCCAGCGGCGCCTGAACAAGGTGGTTGATCGTCTGATCACGATGACCCCTGCGCAGCGACGGGCGTTGGCTCCCATCAATGACCGTCGGGCCGAAATCATCGTTCCCGGTGCGCTGATCCTGCAAACCACCATGAAGATGCTGGGTGTGGAGGACTTCCTGCTCAGTGAGCGGGCGCTCAGGGAAGGTTTGATCGTTGATTGGATGCTTCGCCAGGGTCTTCTGGAAGACCGCTTCAGCTTCCAAAGCAGCATCAGGCAACGCACCGTGATTCATCAAGT
This region includes:
- a CDS encoding 4-hydroxybenzoate polyprenyltransferase encodes the protein MISSSARLQPWIELLRWNKPTGRLILLIPAGWALWLNPSAPPSVVLILQILLGGLAVSGAGCIANDLWDQRFDCQVERTQHRPLARGALQRGPAFALLLILLGLSLAVVLSLPADSLRLCLALACTAVLPILGYPSAKRWFAFPQAILALCWGFAVLIPWAAATASLSWSPALVCSWLTTVVWTFGFDTVYAMADRRDDASLGLRSSALSLGSRVVPVVRGCYLATAITLAMAAWSAQIPAPFWPLWLLAAVFMQLSCNPLNQQDASMGTYGKHFAQQVQAGTLLWLGLVLARGWGA
- a CDS encoding LD-carboxypeptidase, with amino-acid sequence MRITPAPPLRTGDRVACVAASSALQNDIKLQEGIAVLQSWGLDVQPQTLASRRWGYFAGRDDTRHADLHPAEPAALLACARGGWGAARLLEQPIRWQSGWLLGFSDVTALLWARQAAGFAGGIHGPLLTTLAEEPQWSRDRLRNLLFGNTVPDLQGRGGGGGVGSGPLLVANLTVATHLLGSHFVPPLKGAVLVLEDVGEAPYRIDRMLTQWRLNGSLQGLAGLAFGNFEGCADETRDASESFNLEQVLEERTADLGIPRVMNLPIGHRSGNAALPMGAMARIDGQSGRLSLLT
- a CDS encoding Ppx/GppA phosphatase family protein, with amino-acid sequence MLDAKAPAQPTEQNNGVLQAVDADLRRIAAIDIGTNSFHLLVAAVDPKLRTFRIIQAEKATTRLGERDPETGELTEAAMQRGLETLRQFRDLAASNRVEQIVTAATSAVREAPNGRDFLQAILEEPGMEVDLVSGPEEARLIYLGVLSGMPFGDRPHLLLDIGGGSTELILADGRDARALTSTRVGAVRLQRDFVRDDPMPPQRRSFLQAFIQGSLEPAVDKVRRRIKPGETPVLVATSGTAMAIGSLAASEEERPPRKLHGYRVTQRRLNKVVDRLITMTPAQRRALAPINDRRAEIIVPGALILQTTMKMLGVEDFLLSERALREGLIVDWMLRQGLLEDRFSFQSSIRQRTVIHQVQRFAVNQSRAERVASHALSLYDATRGVMHDDSGEGRELLWAAAMLHTCGQHINISAYHKHTWYLIRHGELLGYSEAEHLMVAAIARYHRRSLPKKRHESWQLVASRDNRRCVNQMALLLRLAAALDRRPEPVISALRIHAVKGSLDLEIVPERVNQNVSLEQWSLESCAEMVKEAVGVNLCVRVQG